A region from the Ammospiza caudacuta isolate bAmmCau1 chromosome 4, bAmmCau1.pri, whole genome shotgun sequence genome encodes:
- the LGI2 gene encoding leucine-rich repeat LGI family member 2 produces MAVPLRLLPALCAAAAAALLALPPPAAPRRPPRCGPPCSCWRESALCVGAAGAPRSLPAGLGSLSLVNGTFSEVKDRMFSHLPSLQLLLLNSNSFTVIRDDAFAGLFHLEYLFIEGNKIETISRNAFRGLRDLTHLSLANNHLKALPRDVFSDLDSLIELDLRGNKFECDCKAKWLFLWLKMTNSTVSDVLCIGPAEYQDKKLNDVTSFDYECTTTGCQRSAIFLDSHIKDFVVHQILPYQSVSVDTFNSKNDVFVAIAQPSMENCMVLEWDHIEMNFRSYDNITGQSIVGCKAVLVGDQVFVVVAQLFGGSHIYKFDESWTKFVKFQDIEVSRISKPNDIELFEIDSEMFFVIADSSKAGLSTVYKWNNKGFYSYQSLHEWFRDTDAEFLDIDGKSYLILSSRSQVPIILQWNKASKKFVPHSEIPNMEDVLAVKSFRIQDDLYITLTRFIGDSRVMKWNSKQFVEIQALPSRGAMTLQPFSFKNNYYLALGSDYTFSQIYQWDGEKKIFRLFKEIYVQAPRSFTAVSTDRRDFFFASSFKGNTQIFEHIIIDLSL; encoded by the exons ATGGCGGTGCCGCTGCGGCTCCTGCCCGCGCTctgcgccgccgccgccgccgccctgctggcgctgccgccgcccgccgccccgcgccgcccgccgcgctGCGGGccgccctgcagctgctggcggGAGTCGGCGCTGTGCGTGGGGGCCGCGGGGGCGCCGCGCAGCCTGCCCGCCGGCCTGGGCTCCCT GAGCCTGGTCAACGGGACCTTCTCCGAAGTGAAGGACAGGATGTTTTCccacctgccctccctgcagctgct CTTGCTGAACTCCAACTCCTTCACTGTTATACGAGATGATGCCTTTGCTGGTCTCTTCCATCTAGAATACCT ATTTATTGAAGGAAACAAAATCGAAACCATTTCAAGAAATGCATTTCGTGGCCTTCGTGACCTGACTCATCT ttCGTTGGCAAATAACCACCTCAAAGCTTTGCCAAGGGATGTCTTCAGTGATTTAGATTCTTTAATTGAACT AGATTTAAGGGGAAATAAATTTGAGTGTGACTGCAAAGCCAAGTGGTTGTTTTTGTGGTTAAAGATGACAAATTCCACTGTTTCTGATGTCCTGTGTATTGGTCCAGCAGAATATCAGGATAAGAAGTTAAATGATGTGACAAGTTTTGATTATGAATGCACCACTAC GGGATGTCAGCGCTCTGCCATTTTTCTAGACAGTCATATCAAAG ATTTTGTTGTCCACCAGATTTTGCCCTACCAGTCTGTTTCAGTGGATACATTCAACTCAAAGAATGATGTGTTTGTAGCTATTGCACAGCCCAGCATGGAGAACTGCATGGTGCTGGAGTGGGATCACATTGAAATGAATTTCAGGAGTTACGACAATATCACAG GTCAGTCTATAGTGGGATGTAAAGCCGTTCTTGTTGGTGACCAAGTCTTTGTGGTGGTGGCACAGCTCTTTGGTGGCTCACACATTTACAAGTTTGATGAAAGCTGGACCAAGTTTGTCAAATTCCAGGATATTGAAGTATCTCGCATTTCCAAGCCAAATGATATAGAGCTTTTTGAGATAGATAGTGAAATGTTTTTTGTCATAGCAGATAGCTCTAAAGCCGGTTTGTCAACAGTGTATAAGTGGAATAACAAAGGATTTTATTCGTATCAGTCTCTTCACGAGTGGTTCAGGGACACTGATGCTGAGTTTCTCGATATAGATGGGAAATCATATCTAATCCTCTCCAGCCGTTCCCAGGTGCCCATTATACTCCAGTGGAACAAAGCCTCCAAAAAGTTTGTCCCACACAGTGAAATCCCCAACATGGAAGATGTCTTGGCTGTGAAGAGTTTCAGGATACAAGATGACCTTTACATCACACTCACGAGATTCATTGGTGACTCCAGAGTTATGAAATGGAATAGCAAACAGTTCGTGGAGATACAGGCTCTTCCATCCCGAGGAGCCATGACCCTGCAGCCTTTCTCCTTCAAGAACAATTATTACCTAGCCTTGGGAAGTGACTATACCTTCTCCCAGATTTACCAGTGGGATGGTGAAAAGAAGATATTCCGATTATTTAAAGAAATCTACGTGCAAGCACCACGATCTTTCACGGCTGTGTCAACAGATCGAAGAGATTTTTTCTTTGCCTCTAGTTTTAAAGGGAACACTCAAATATTTGAACATATCATCATTGACTTGAGTTTATGA